Proteins encoded together in one Miscanthus floridulus cultivar M001 chromosome 16, ASM1932011v1, whole genome shotgun sequence window:
- the LOC136510792 gene encoding uncharacterized mitochondrial protein AtMg00860-like: protein MAYLGQIILAEGITMDSDKVAALEAWPCSHMAQALHGFLGLTGCYRKFIIGYGGVATPLMAHLKGEGFSWTAEVEATFVALKAALVSALVLQLLDFSKRFIVDCDMSEAGFGAVLH, encoded by the coding sequence ATGGCATACCTCGGCCAAATTATTTTAGCTGAGGGCATCACCATGGACTCCGACAAGGTGGCTGCTCTGGAGGCCTGGCCCTGTTCACACATGGCCCAGGCTCTTCATGGCTTCTTGGGACTCACTGGCTGCTACCGCAAGTTCATCATCGGGTATGGTGGTGTGGCTACCCCTCTAATGGCGCACCTCAAGGGTGAGGGCTTCTCTTGGACGGCAGAGGTAGAAGCCACCTTTGTCGCCCTCAAAGCCGCCCTCGTCTCGGCGTTGGTGCTCCAGCTACTCGACTTCTCTAAGCGGTTCATCGTCGACTGTGACATGTCTGAGGCTGGTTTTGGTGCAGTCCTCCACTAA